Proteins encoded together in one Desulfomicrobium escambiense DSM 10707 window:
- a CDS encoding SDR family oxidoreductase gives MDHNRTVAVLGATGYIGGRLVPALLERGWRVRAVGRNPDKLRCRAFASNPNVELARADALDGPALTEALRGCFAAYYLVHSMFPGVKDFEDRDKRAAMTMRDAAAKAGLARLVYLGGLGDQDGDLSAHLKSRMEVGEILAGGPVPLTWLRAAMIMGSGSASFEILRYLVERLPVMVTPAWVKSLSQPIAVTNVIDYLCGCLDAPETTGRTFDIGGPDVLSYRELFDVYARVAGLRKRVIIPVPVLTPKLSSYWIQLVTPVPTSLSRPLAEGLRNKVVCRENTIREFIPTRLLSPEEAITRALDRTVRHEVETCWSDAGSLRVPEWIDCGDAPYAGGTVFESAHTVTLSATPTRVWHVLTRLGGDEGWMYGDWLWKMRGLLDKLIGGTGLRRGRRHPSDLRVGDALDFWRVLVVEENRRLRLLAEMKVPGEALLQFDVEERGPNRTALTLRARFLPRGLWGIVYWKALAPVHAPLFKGMLTALARKVGGTILSGPVTPPKEDSQCRIS, from the coding sequence ATGGATCACAACCGCACCGTCGCCGTCCTCGGAGCCACGGGCTACATCGGAGGCCGCCTCGTCCCGGCGCTGCTGGAGCGCGGCTGGCGGGTCCGGGCCGTGGGCCGCAACCCCGACAAGCTGCGCTGCCGGGCCTTCGCCTCGAACCCGAACGTCGAACTGGCCCGCGCCGACGCCCTGGACGGCCCGGCCCTGACCGAGGCCCTGCGCGGCTGCTTCGCAGCCTACTATCTGGTGCATTCCATGTTTCCGGGGGTCAAAGACTTCGAAGACCGCGACAAGCGGGCCGCCATGACCATGCGGGACGCTGCGGCCAAGGCCGGACTTGCGCGCCTGGTCTACCTCGGCGGCCTGGGCGACCAGGACGGCGATTTGAGCGCGCACCTCAAGTCGCGTATGGAGGTCGGCGAGATCCTGGCCGGCGGCCCCGTGCCCCTGACCTGGCTGCGCGCGGCCATGATCATGGGCTCGGGCAGCGCGTCCTTCGAGATCCTGCGCTATCTGGTGGAACGCCTGCCCGTCATGGTCACCCCGGCCTGGGTCAAGTCCCTGTCCCAGCCCATCGCCGTGACCAACGTCATCGACTACCTCTGCGGCTGCCTGGACGCCCCCGAAACCACGGGCCGGACCTTCGACATCGGCGGCCCCGACGTCCTGAGCTACCGCGAACTCTTCGACGTTTACGCCCGCGTGGCCGGCCTGCGCAAACGCGTCATCATCCCCGTGCCTGTGCTCACGCCCAAGCTCTCGTCGTACTGGATCCAGCTGGTCACGCCGGTGCCCACGAGCCTCTCCCGGCCCCTGGCCGAGGGCCTGCGCAACAAGGTCGTGTGCCGCGAAAACACCATCCGCGAATTCATCCCCACCCGCCTGCTGTCGCCCGAGGAGGCCATCACCCGCGCCCTGGACCGCACAGTCCGGCACGAGGTCGAGACCTGCTGGTCCGACGCCGGCAGCCTGCGCGTGCCCGAATGGATCGACTGCGGCGACGCGCCCTATGCCGGCGGGACGGTCTTCGAGTCGGCCCACACCGTGACCCTGTCCGCCACGCCGACGCGGGTCTGGCACGTCCTGACCCGCCTGGGCGGCGACGAGGGCTGGATGTACGGGGACTGGCTGTGGAAAATGCGCGGCCTCCTCGACAAGCTCATCGGCGGAACGGGCCTGCGCCGGGGCCGTCGCCACCCGAGCGACCTGCGCGTCGGCGACGCCCTGGATTTCTGGCGCGTGCTGGTGGTGGAGGAGAACCGCCGCCTGCGGCTGTTGGCCGAGATGAAGGTGCCGGGCGAGGCACTGCTGCAGTTCGACGTGGAAGAACGCGGCCCGAATCGCACCGCCCTGACCCTGCGCGCACGCTTCCTGCCGCGGGGTTTATGGGGTATCGTCTACTGGAAGGCGCTCGCCCCGGTACACGCGCCGCTGTTCAAGGGCATGCTCACGGCCCTGGCCCGCAAAGTCGGGGGGACCATCCTGTCCGGACCCGTCACGCCACCCAAGGAGGACTCGCAATGTCGAATATCCTGA